Proteins encoded in a region of the Schaalia hyovaginalis genome:
- a CDS encoding N-acetylmannosamine-6-phosphate 2-epimerase, with amino-acid sequence MHPIIEGLRGKLIVSVQAYPGEPMRNPETMAQIARAAEIGGAAAIRCQGLSDIAAIKGRVEVPVIGLWKEGHEGVYITPSLRHAKACRMAGADVVAIDATSRPRLDGLSFAETTAAMHAEGALVMADCGSYEDAKNAYDAGADILSTTLAGYTGDRPLTEGPDLELLAEVVAAFPDRPVICEGRVHTPADAAAALDAGAFAVIVGTAITHPTRITTWFTKAIENR; translated from the coding sequence ATGCATCCGATCATCGAAGGACTGCGCGGGAAGCTCATCGTCTCCGTCCAGGCCTACCCGGGCGAGCCGATGCGCAACCCCGAAACGATGGCGCAGATCGCCAGGGCCGCCGAGATCGGCGGGGCCGCCGCGATCCGCTGCCAGGGCCTCTCGGACATCGCGGCCATCAAGGGCCGCGTCGAGGTCCCGGTCATCGGCCTGTGGAAGGAGGGGCACGAGGGCGTGTACATCACGCCTTCGCTCCGTCACGCGAAGGCGTGCCGGATGGCCGGAGCGGACGTCGTCGCGATCGACGCGACCTCGCGCCCGCGCCTCGACGGCCTGAGCTTCGCCGAGACGACTGCCGCCATGCACGCCGAGGGGGCTCTCGTCATGGCGGACTGCGGCTCCTACGAGGACGCGAAGAACGCCTACGATGCCGGCGCCGACATCCTGTCGACGACGCTCGCCGGGTACACGGGCGATCGCCCGCTAACGGAGGGCCCGGATCTCGAGCTGCTGGCCGAGGTCGTGGCGGCCTTCCCGGACCGGCCGGTGATCTGCGAGGGCCGCGTTCACACGCCGGCCGATGCCGCGGCCGCGCTCGACGCGGGGGCCTTCGCCGTGATCGTCGGGACGGCGATCACCCACCCGACCCGCATCACCACCTGGTTCACGAAGGCGATCGAGAACCGCTGA
- the nagB gene encoding glucosamine-6-phosphate deaminase: MRIAIVSTPEEIARLAADRIEEVYRSKPDFVLGLATGSSPIGLYDELVRRYEAGRISFAKVRSFNLDEYVGLPKDHVEGYANFIRRHLVGRVDMPEGAAHGPDGWADDLDAGAAAYDQAIKDAGGIDIQVLGIGSDGHIGFNEPGGSLSSRTHVGVLTEQTRRDNARFFDGDIDMVPTHCVTQGIGTIMEARAQVFIATGAGKARAVKEMIEGAVSQRWPATALQYHDDVLVILDEDAAGELELKDFYKEVWAKENA, from the coding sequence ATGCGAATCGCCATCGTCAGTACTCCCGAGGAGATCGCGCGCCTCGCGGCGGACCGGATCGAAGAGGTGTACCGGTCCAAGCCCGACTTCGTCCTCGGGCTCGCCACCGGGTCGTCCCCGATCGGGCTGTACGACGAACTCGTCCGTCGTTACGAGGCGGGACGGATCTCCTTCGCGAAGGTCCGCTCCTTCAACCTCGATGAGTACGTCGGCCTCCCGAAGGATCATGTCGAAGGCTACGCGAACTTCATCCGCCGCCACCTCGTCGGCCGTGTCGACATGCCCGAGGGCGCGGCGCACGGCCCGGACGGCTGGGCCGATGACCTCGATGCCGGGGCCGCCGCCTACGACCAGGCGATCAAGGACGCGGGCGGGATCGACATCCAGGTCCTCGGCATCGGCTCCGACGGGCACATCGGCTTCAACGAGCCGGGCGGCTCCCTGTCCTCGCGCACGCACGTCGGCGTCCTCACCGAGCAGACCCGCCGCGACAACGCGCGCTTCTTCGACGGCGATATCGACATGGTGCCGACGCACTGCGTGACCCAGGGCATCGGGACGATCATGGAGGCCCGCGCCCAGGTCTTCATCGCGACCGGAGCGGGCAAGGCCCGGGCGGTCAAGGAGATGATCGAGGGCGCGGTCTCCCAGCGCTGGCCCGCGACCGCGCTGCAGTACCACGACGACGTCCTGGTGATCCTCGACGAGGATGCTGCGGGCGAGCTCGAGCTCAAGGACTTCTACAAGGAGGTCTGGGCGAAGGAGAACGCCTGA
- a CDS encoding ABC transporter ATP-binding protein — MSETTPIIELQDVHVTFASRTGSLFRPNQVKAVRGVTMRVEKGQTLGIVGESGCGKSTTANVMCGLVAPTSGKVFFKGEEVTKRTAESRRRIGRVVSVVFQDPATALNPRMVVRDQLADPMRVHGIGTEAERMKRVHELISMVGLPVSALDTLPGQLSGGQRQRVAIARALAVGPDAIIADEPTSALDVSVRAQVLNLLMDLKRELDLAMVFISHDIQTVRYISDRIAVMNAGVVVEEGPAAELLANPRDPYTRTLLGAAPSLLHPTIEGIA, encoded by the coding sequence ATGAGCGAGACCACCCCGATCATCGAACTCCAGGACGTCCACGTCACCTTCGCCTCCAGGACGGGCTCCCTGTTCCGCCCGAACCAGGTCAAGGCCGTGCGCGGCGTGACCATGCGCGTCGAGAAGGGCCAGACGCTCGGGATCGTCGGCGAGTCCGGCTGCGGCAAGTCGACGACCGCGAACGTCATGTGCGGCCTCGTCGCCCCGACCTCCGGCAAGGTCTTCTTCAAGGGCGAGGAGGTGACGAAGCGGACCGCCGAGTCGCGCAGGCGCATCGGCCGGGTCGTCTCGGTCGTCTTCCAGGACCCGGCGACGGCCCTCAACCCCCGCATGGTCGTCCGCGACCAGCTCGCCGACCCGATGCGCGTCCACGGGATCGGCACCGAGGCAGAACGGATGAAGCGGGTCCACGAGCTCATCTCGATGGTGGGCCTGCCCGTCTCGGCGCTCGACACCCTGCCCGGTCAGCTCTCGGGCGGCCAGCGCCAGAGGGTCGCGATCGCCCGGGCGCTCGCGGTCGGCCCGGACGCGATCATCGCCGACGAGCCGACCTCCGCGCTCGACGTGTCGGTCCGCGCCCAGGTGCTCAACCTCCTCATGGACCTCAAGCGCGAGCTCGACCTCGCGATGGTCTTCATCTCCCATGACATCCAGACGGTCCGCTACATCTCGGACCGGATCGCAGTCATGAACGCCGGCGTCGTCGTCGAGGAGGGCCCCGCCGCCGAGCTCCTCGCGAATCCGCGCGACCCCTACACCCGCACCCTCCTGGGAGCCGCTCCCTCGCTCCTCCACCCCACGATCGAAGGAATCGCATGA
- a CDS encoding dihydrodipicolinate synthase family protein has product MNPPITGVVPPLVVPLKDGALDIPSLERHIDRMLEAGIHGLFVNGSSGEVAFSGDARRDQVLEEALRIVDGRIPVLAGVIDTETERVLAHMRRAEALGANAIVATAPFYALQGEAEVAEHFRILRQETGLPLFAYDIPVCVHWKLSNPLLLELGAEGVLQGVKDSSGDDVAFRWLALANERIGHPLSLLTGHEVVVDGAYMSGADGCVPGLGNIDPAAYVRQWNAYRAGDWAAVRAEQDRLADLMRIVQVKGVQGFGAGVGAFKAALKALGVFESNEMPRPVKALAGENYAWVEKVLREAGLDS; this is encoded by the coding sequence ATGAACCCCCCCATCACGGGAGTCGTCCCCCCGCTCGTCGTCCCCCTGAAGGACGGCGCTCTCGACATCCCCTCGCTCGAACGCCACATCGACCGGATGCTCGAGGCGGGCATCCACGGCCTCTTCGTCAACGGTTCGAGCGGCGAGGTCGCCTTCTCGGGCGACGCGCGCCGCGATCAGGTCCTCGAGGAGGCCCTGCGCATCGTCGACGGCAGGATCCCGGTCCTGGCCGGCGTCATCGACACGGAAACGGAACGCGTTCTGGCGCACATGCGCCGCGCCGAGGCCCTCGGCGCGAATGCGATCGTGGCGACCGCGCCCTTCTACGCCCTGCAGGGCGAGGCCGAGGTGGCCGAGCACTTCCGGATCCTGCGCCAGGAGACGGGCCTGCCCCTCTTCGCCTACGACATCCCGGTGTGCGTCCATTGGAAGCTCTCGAACCCCCTGCTCCTCGAGCTCGGCGCCGAGGGCGTCCTCCAGGGCGTCAAGGACTCCTCCGGCGACGACGTCGCCTTCCGCTGGCTCGCCCTGGCCAACGAGAGGATCGGCCACCCGCTCAGCCTGCTCACCGGCCATGAGGTCGTCGTCGACGGCGCCTACATGTCGGGGGCCGACGGCTGCGTCCCCGGCCTGGGCAACATCGACCCGGCGGCTTACGTCCGCCAGTGGAACGCCTACCGGGCGGGCGATTGGGCCGCTGTGCGCGCCGAACAGGACCGTCTCGCGGACCTCATGCGCATCGTCCAGGTCAAGGGCGTCCAGGGCTTCGGCGCGGGCGTCGGCGCCTTCAAGGCGGCCCTCAAGGCGCTCGGCGTCTTCGAGTCCAACGAGATGCCGCGTCCGGTCAAGGCGCTCGCGGGTGAGAACTACGCGTGGGTCGAGAAGGTCCTGCGCGAGGCCGGTCTGGACTCGTGA
- the galE gene encoding UDP-glucose 4-epimerase GalE gives MSTKGTVLVTGGAGYIGSHTIVELDAAGFEVVVVDDLSNSSRAALSRVGELIGAPVTFYEADTRDRAALEKIFTAHPIDSVIHFAGLKAVGESVDKPIEYYDNNIAGTLTLLEAMRDHGCFSIIFSSSATVYGDPEQIPITEDCPKGTPTNPYGWTKWMIEQIIIDAAKADERWNAVLLRYFNPIGAHVSGRIGEDPNGIPNNLVPYIAQVAVGRRERVCIFGDDYPTPDGTGVRDYIHVVDLALGHVKALEWMGGRTGCEIFNLGTGRGYSVLDVLRAFERACGHEIPHVIESRRPGDIATCYSDPAKAESVLGWKAQFDIDRMCADSWRWQSQNPQGYGSGE, from the coding sequence ATGAGCACGAAGGGGACGGTCCTCGTGACCGGAGGCGCGGGCTATATCGGTTCGCACACGATCGTCGAACTGGACGCCGCCGGATTCGAGGTCGTCGTCGTTGACGACCTGAGCAACTCCAGCCGCGCGGCCCTGTCCCGGGTCGGTGAGCTCATCGGCGCCCCCGTCACCTTCTACGAGGCCGACACGCGCGACCGCGCCGCCCTCGAGAAGATCTTCACCGCCCACCCGATCGACTCCGTCATCCACTTCGCGGGCCTCAAGGCCGTCGGCGAGTCGGTGGACAAGCCCATCGAGTACTACGACAACAACATCGCCGGGACACTCACCCTGCTCGAAGCGATGCGCGACCACGGCTGCTTCTCGATCATCTTCTCCTCCAGCGCGACCGTGTACGGCGATCCCGAGCAGATCCCCATCACCGAGGACTGCCCGAAGGGGACGCCGACCAACCCCTACGGCTGGACGAAATGGATGATCGAGCAGATCATCATCGATGCCGCGAAGGCCGATGAGCGCTGGAACGCCGTCCTGCTCCGCTACTTCAATCCGATCGGCGCGCACGTTTCAGGCCGTATCGGCGAAGACCCCAACGGCATCCCCAACAACCTCGTCCCCTACATCGCGCAGGTGGCGGTCGGCAGGCGCGAACGCGTCTGCATCTTCGGCGACGACTACCCCACCCCGGACGGCACCGGCGTGCGGGACTACATCCACGTCGTCGACCTCGCCCTCGGCCACGTCAAGGCCCTGGAGTGGATGGGCGGGCGGACGGGCTGCGAGATCTTCAACCTGGGGACCGGACGCGGCTACTCCGTCCTCGACGTCCTGCGCGCCTTCGAACGAGCCTGCGGGCACGAGATCCCCCACGTCATCGAGTCCCGCCGCCCCGGCGACATCGCGACCTGCTACTCCGACCCCGCGAAGGCCGAATCCGTCCTCGGCTGGAAGGCGCAGTTCGACATCGACCGCATGTGCGCCGATTCCTGGCGCTGGCAGTCCCAGAACCCGCAGGGCTACGGGAGCGGCGAGTGA
- a CDS encoding ROK family protein, producing the protein MSALLALDIGGTKVAWAVVRAQDLAVEERGEIATLAHEGGAAVARRIGAEAARVLGARPDIEGIAVASAGVVDPEAGRIVSATNTMPGWGGTELARILREASGAGAVEILNDVHAHGLGEALLGAGCGRETVLVLAVGTGIGGALVVGGEPALGDHFLAGHFGHVHHPLGAGMPCSCGREGHIEAFCSGSGITAWYESRRGPGDPAAANGRELQALADSGHGLASACFTESGWAIGECLGSLANCLDPSLIVLSGSMTRSGPLWWEAVKKGYAEQAMNAVADIGIVPGTLGGDAPLLGAVLHFLNRRGPAPQN; encoded by the coding sequence GTGAGCGCCCTCCTCGCCCTCGACATCGGCGGCACGAAGGTCGCTTGGGCGGTCGTCCGCGCGCAGGACCTGGCCGTCGAGGAGCGCGGGGAGATCGCGACCCTCGCGCACGAGGGCGGGGCCGCGGTCGCCCGACGCATCGGAGCCGAGGCGGCCCGCGTCCTCGGCGCCCGCCCCGATATCGAGGGGATCGCCGTCGCCAGCGCCGGGGTCGTCGATCCCGAGGCGGGGCGGATCGTGTCGGCGACGAACACGATGCCGGGCTGGGGCGGCACCGAGCTCGCGCGCATCCTGCGTGAGGCGAGCGGCGCGGGCGCCGTCGAGATCCTCAACGACGTCCACGCCCACGGGCTCGGCGAGGCGCTTCTCGGCGCGGGATGCGGCCGGGAGACGGTGCTGGTGCTCGCGGTCGGCACGGGGATCGGCGGGGCGCTCGTCGTCGGAGGCGAGCCCGCCCTCGGCGATCACTTCCTCGCGGGTCACTTCGGCCACGTCCATCACCCCCTCGGAGCGGGGATGCCCTGCTCCTGCGGGCGCGAGGGCCATATCGAGGCCTTCTGCTCCGGTTCGGGCATCACCGCCTGGTACGAGTCCCGGCGCGGCCCGGGCGATCCCGCAGCGGCGAACGGCCGGGAGCTTCAGGCGCTCGCCGATTCGGGGCACGGGCTCGCGAGCGCCTGCTTCACCGAATCCGGGTGGGCGATCGGCGAGTGCCTCGGCTCCCTCGCGAACTGCCTGGATCCCTCCCTTATCGTCCTGTCGGGATCGATGACGCGTTCGGGCCCGCTCTGGTGGGAGGCCGTCAAGAAGGGCTACGCCGAGCAGGCGATGAACGCGGTCGCCGATATCGGCATCGTGCCCGGGACACTGGGCGGTGACGCCCCGCTCCTCGGGGCGGTCCTCCACTTCCTCAATCGTCGTGGCCCCGCGCCTCAGAACTAG
- a CDS encoding TetR-like C-terminal domain-containing protein yields the protein MTLEPPGSQEAIDRKSGVRTREALAAALKAELARTPLDKVSVRRLTEATGITRQAFYYHFSGVADLAVWMFKAEISDRVMAHATYEEWSDGFLELLLWLERHKEQTYLSLAALSHEELERFLHRQFRAMTVAILAEFEAAAELAPAERAFIIDHFSLLPLGHLLHWLATDMDADPYVLVERIERISHGSLARSIGEFSR from the coding sequence GTGACGCTCGAGCCGCCCGGCTCGCAGGAGGCGATCGATCGCAAGAGCGGCGTTAGGACGCGCGAGGCGCTCGCCGCCGCCCTCAAGGCGGAGCTCGCCCGCACGCCCCTCGACAAGGTGTCCGTGCGCAGGCTCACGGAGGCCACCGGCATCACCCGCCAGGCCTTCTACTACCACTTCTCGGGGGTCGCCGACCTCGCCGTGTGGATGTTCAAGGCCGAGATCTCCGACCGGGTCATGGCCCACGCCACCTACGAGGAGTGGTCAGACGGGTTCCTCGAGCTGCTGCTGTGGCTCGAACGGCACAAGGAGCAGACCTACCTCTCCCTGGCGGCCCTGAGCCACGAGGAGCTCGAGCGCTTCCTCCACCGCCAGTTCCGGGCGATGACGGTCGCGATCCTCGCCGAGTTCGAGGCGGCCGCCGAGCTCGCGCCGGCCGAACGCGCATTCATCATCGACCACTTCTCGCTGCTGCCCCTCGGCCACCTGCTGCACTGGCTCGCCACCGACATGGACGCCGACCCGTACGTCCTCGTCGAGAGGATCGAGAGGATCTCCCACGGGTCCCTGGCCCGGTCGATCGGGGAATTCTCCCGCTAA
- a CDS encoding alpha/beta hydrolase, with protein MRSRAIITGRPEKGAIIAFADPGRAFALADALEGLADSRRLVVADIPAPPEGAASDAACDAAVAFAVEQLHGIPMGVAVLVGAGAVGSRLAAAVARTLPSSCRALFLTDEEARASLRPAPGPALAEDGDGALAVRAPAVFIAEDALPATLRELLDSAAEPEIARPWVLPEIAELLAANPQAPRMDLVTARERGERMNPPMEPPADCELVIEELAGVENRIMTPAGKRTGLVLFLIHGGGYVMGSARFEDRRCADILRSFTPSLFADSDLAVTTVVPDYALAPEHPHPAGLEDALASLRAVFERYPDAPIVLYGDSAGSGMANQVLRRLGSAELERIRGAILLEPCLDPAFDSRSSWENREGPGWTRQLAVDSWRAYLGQDAKPWEVHPPVRELPAGFPPLQIFVNAADPLRDEALEWAFDLARAGVKVEVHSFPGTTHGWLSAPGTRIWERVKDEMRSFFGFCLEDAPGPLA; from the coding sequence ATGAGGAGCCGAGCGATCATCACAGGCCGGCCCGAGAAGGGGGCGATCATCGCCTTCGCGGACCCGGGCCGGGCCTTCGCCCTCGCCGATGCGCTCGAGGGGCTCGCCGATTCCCGCCGCCTCGTCGTCGCGGACATCCCCGCTCCTCCTGAGGGGGCCGCCTCCGACGCGGCCTGCGACGCGGCCGTCGCCTTCGCGGTCGAGCAGCTCCACGGCATCCCCATGGGCGTCGCGGTCCTCGTCGGAGCGGGGGCGGTCGGCTCCCGCCTCGCAGCGGCGGTCGCCCGCACGCTGCCCTCGTCCTGCCGGGCCCTGTTCCTCACCGACGAGGAGGCCCGCGCCTCCCTCCGCCCGGCACCGGGCCCCGCCCTCGCCGAGGACGGGGACGGCGCCCTCGCAGTGCGCGCGCCCGCGGTCTTCATCGCCGAGGACGCCCTCCCCGCGACCCTGCGCGAACTCCTCGATTCCGCCGCCGAACCCGAGATCGCGCGCCCCTGGGTCCTCCCGGAGATCGCCGAACTGCTCGCGGCGAACCCCCAGGCCCCGCGCATGGACCTCGTGACCGCCCGCGAACGCGGCGAGCGCATGAATCCCCCGATGGAGCCTCCGGCCGATTGCGAGCTCGTCATCGAGGAGCTCGCGGGCGTCGAGAACCGGATCATGACCCCGGCGGGGAAGCGGACCGGGCTGGTCCTCTTCCTCATCCACGGCGGAGGGTACGTCATGGGGAGCGCGCGTTTCGAGGACCGGCGCTGCGCGGACATCCTCCGCTCCTTCACGCCCTCGCTCTTCGCGGATTCGGATCTCGCGGTGACGACCGTCGTCCCGGACTACGCCCTCGCTCCCGAGCACCCCCACCCGGCGGGGCTCGAGGACGCGCTCGCCTCGCTCCGCGCCGTATTCGAGCGCTACCCGGATGCGCCGATCGTCCTGTACGGGGATTCGGCGGGATCGGGAATGGCGAACCAGGTGCTGCGCCGCCTCGGCTCGGCCGAGCTCGAGCGGATTCGCGGGGCGATCCTGCTGGAGCCCTGTTTGGACCCGGCGTTCGACTCGCGCTCGTCCTGGGAGAACCGCGAGGGGCCCGGGTGGACGCGTCAGCTCGCCGTCGATTCCTGGCGGGCCTATCTCGGCCAGGACGCCAAGCCCTGGGAGGTCCATCCTCCCGTGCGCGAGCTGCCCGCCGGATTCCCGCCCCTCCAGATCTTCGTCAACGCAGCGGACCCTCTGAGGGATGAGGCGCTGGAGTGGGCCTTCGACCTCGCCCGCGCGGGTGTCAAAGTCGAAGTCCATTCCTTCCCGGGTACGACGCACGGCTGGCTCTCCGCTCCGGGCACCCGCATCTGGGAGAGGGTGAAAGACGAAATGCGGTCATTCTTCGGGTTCTGCCTCGAAGACGCCCCCGGGCCCCTAGCCTGA
- a CDS encoding DUF5692 family protein: protein MFLFEPIPLTSWLAWFGVLAALILLNEASRRSRIAGWAFFVVLPIVLTIFVWPTTAGPGSSTGTWFHWVKVYSALAGCLGFMAIRYRPALAAKKAVLIFPPAILAINILEACIRDFQVGAMNANGPVDGVFMVSGAWNYMNGVAGLLNLLTICGWFGIFISKDRSKDMVWPDMLWFWIIAYDLWNFAYVYNCVGDHSFYAGAALLISCTIPAFFIKKGVWLQHRAHTLAFWMMFTMAVPSFVTDSSFAVESSHDPVALFTVSAIALAANIAVAVYQVLTIVKKRLNPLRDELYTELEPYRTVVAANR from the coding sequence GTGTTCCTCTTCGAGCCGATTCCCTTGACATCGTGGCTGGCGTGGTTCGGCGTCCTCGCCGCACTCATCCTCCTCAACGAGGCGAGCCGCCGCTCCCGCATCGCCGGCTGGGCCTTCTTCGTGGTCCTGCCGATCGTCCTCACGATCTTCGTGTGGCCGACGACCGCGGGACCCGGCTCCTCGACGGGCACCTGGTTCCACTGGGTGAAGGTCTACTCCGCACTCGCGGGCTGCCTCGGCTTCATGGCGATCCGCTACCGGCCCGCCCTCGCCGCCAAGAAGGCCGTCCTGATCTTCCCGCCCGCGATCCTGGCGATCAACATCCTCGAAGCGTGCATCCGCGACTTCCAGGTCGGCGCGATGAACGCGAACGGCCCGGTCGACGGCGTCTTCATGGTGTCGGGCGCCTGGAACTACATGAACGGCGTCGCCGGCCTGCTCAACCTCCTCACCATCTGCGGATGGTTCGGCATCTTCATCTCGAAGGACCGCTCCAAAGACATGGTGTGGCCGGACATGCTCTGGTTCTGGATCATCGCCTACGACCTGTGGAACTTCGCCTACGTCTACAACTGCGTCGGCGACCACTCCTTCTACGCGGGCGCCGCCCTGCTCATCTCGTGCACGATCCCCGCCTTCTTCATCAAGAAGGGCGTGTGGCTCCAGCACCGCGCCCACACCCTCGCCTTCTGGATGATGTTCACCATGGCCGTCCCCTCCTTCGTGACCGATTCGTCCTTCGCCGTCGAATCCAGCCACGACCCGGTCGCGCTCTTCACGGTGTCGGCGATCGCGCTCGCCGCGAACATCGCGGTCGCCGTCTACCAGGTGCTCACGATCGTGAAGAAGCGCCTCAACCCGCTGCGCGACGAGCTCTACACGGAGCTCGAGCCCTACAGGACGGTCGTCGCTGCCAATCGCTGA
- a CDS encoding dipeptide/oligopeptide/nickel ABC transporter permease/ATP-binding protein — MNQKLKLDKVTRPGSRFTRISAMSLGSKISILVLALVILVSFLAPVISPYSPEEIFTKWEAPSAAHLFGTDHIGRDILARVLYGGRYSMLIGLFSMLIALLFGAIIGSIAAVVRKSLAELIMRILDVIMAVPGIAMAAVTVLVFGRALQSSGNTIGLVAVIIASIAFVYIPQLARIVRANVMAAYGEDYVRAVVVSGARAPWILVKHVMRNTAAPVLVFATVLVADAIILEASLTFIGSGLPATMVPTWGNVLSEASSNLSVMLGKWWTAFFPGMFITATVLCLNILSEGITDAMVAAPKGPAVAQVSSDSEREADRLLLDPRRAHAEQAESLQASLDALESVEEKRDDRFAPASGAAPLLEVKNLSIRFPNHGEVDVVDRVSFAVKPGETMGLVGESGCGKSITALSIMGLISPKAKLAGEILYQGRNLLEMKPEERQGLLGNEMAMIYQDALSSLNPAMLIKAQMKQLTSRGGTRSAEELLELVGLDPKRTLESYPHELSGGQRQRVLIAMALTRDPKLIIADEPTTALDVTVQKQVIALLNDLREKLGFAMIFVSHDIALVAEVAHSITVMYAGQVVEQGPTSELLMNPTHEYTRGLLGAVLSIEAGKGRLHQVPGAVPSPRDFPKGDRFAPRSSHPDYGLDIRPVLTEVGPDHVYAALPPEPGALVGAKEAE, encoded by the coding sequence ATGAATCAGAAGCTCAAACTCGACAAGGTCACGCGCCCGGGCTCGCGCTTCACGCGGATCTCGGCGATGTCGCTCGGATCGAAGATCTCGATCCTCGTCCTCGCCCTCGTCATCCTCGTGTCCTTCCTCGCGCCCGTCATCTCCCCGTACTCCCCCGAGGAGATCTTCACGAAGTGGGAGGCCCCGAGCGCCGCCCACCTCTTCGGCACCGATCACATCGGCCGCGACATCCTCGCGCGCGTCCTGTACGGCGGGCGCTACTCGATGCTCATCGGCCTGTTCTCGATGCTCATCGCCCTCCTCTTCGGCGCGATCATCGGCTCGATCGCCGCGGTCGTCCGCAAATCGCTCGCCGAACTCATCATGCGCATCCTCGACGTCATCATGGCCGTCCCCGGCATCGCGATGGCCGCCGTCACGGTCCTCGTCTTCGGCCGCGCGCTGCAGTCCTCGGGCAACACCATCGGCCTCGTCGCCGTCATCATCGCCTCCATCGCCTTCGTCTACATCCCCCAGCTCGCGAGGATCGTGAGGGCGAACGTCATGGCGGCCTACGGCGAGGACTACGTCCGCGCGGTCGTCGTCTCGGGCGCGAGGGCGCCCTGGATCCTCGTCAAGCACGTCATGCGCAACACCGCGGCCCCCGTCCTCGTCTTCGCGACGGTCCTCGTCGCCGACGCGATCATCCTCGAGGCGTCCCTGACCTTCATCGGCTCGGGACTGCCCGCGACGATGGTCCCGACCTGGGGCAACGTCCTGTCCGAAGCCTCCTCGAACCTGTCGGTCATGCTCGGCAAGTGGTGGACCGCCTTCTTCCCGGGCATGTTCATCACCGCGACCGTCCTCTGCCTCAACATCCTCTCCGAGGGCATCACCGACGCCATGGTCGCCGCCCCGAAGGGCCCTGCCGTCGCCCAGGTCTCCTCCGATTCCGAGCGCGAGGCCGACCGCCTCCTCCTCGATCCGCGCCGCGCGCACGCCGAGCAGGCCGAGTCCCTCCAGGCCAGCCTCGACGCCCTCGAGAGCGTCGAGGAGAAGCGCGACGACCGTTTCGCCCCGGCATCCGGGGCCGCCCCGCTCCTCGAGGTGAAGAACCTGAGCATCCGCTTCCCCAACCACGGGGAGGTCGACGTCGTCGACCGCGTCTCCTTCGCCGTCAAGCCCGGCGAGACGATGGGCCTCGTCGGCGAGTCCGGGTGCGGCAAGTCGATCACCGCCCTGTCGATCATGGGGCTCATCAGCCCCAAGGCGAAGCTCGCGGGGGAGATCCTCTACCAGGGGAGGAACCTCCTGGAGATGAAGCCGGAGGAGCGCCAGGGGCTCCTCGGCAACGAGATGGCGATGATCTACCAGGACGCCCTCTCCTCGCTCAACCCGGCCATGCTCATCAAGGCGCAGATGAAGCAGCTGACCAGCCGCGGCGGCACCCGGAGCGCCGAAGAGCTCCTCGAGCTCGTCGGCCTCGACCCGAAGCGGACCCTCGAGTCCTACCCGCACGAGCTCTCGGGCGGCCAGCGCCAGCGCGTCCTCATCGCCATGGCCCTCACCCGCGACCCGAAGCTCATCATCGCCGACGAGCCGACCACGGCCCTCGACGTGACCGTCCAGAAGCAGGTGATCGCCCTCCTCAACGACCTGCGCGAGAAGCTCGGCTTCGCGATGATCTTCGTCTCCCACGACATCGCCCTCGTCGCCGAGGTCGCCCACTCGATCACGGTGATGTACGCGGGCCAGGTCGTCGAGCAGGGGCCGACCTCCGAGCTCCTCATGAATCCGACGCACGAGTACACGCGCGGCCTCCTCGGCGCGGTCCTCTCGATCGAGGCGGGCAAGGGCAGGCTCCACCAGGTGCCCGGCGCGGTCCCCTCGCCGAGGGACTTCCCCAAGGGCGACCGCTTCGCCCCGCGGAGCTCGCACCCGGACTACGGCCTCGACATCCGCCCGGTTCTCACCGAGGTCGGACCCGATCACGTCTACGCGGCCCTGCCGCCCGAGCCGGGCGCCCTCGTCGGCGCGAAGGAGGCTGAATGA